TAAGAATATGTGAGTGAGTgttgaaaagagaatgagaaagaaagaaaaccaaaagaagagaatggagggcgAGTAAGAAAGAATGAGTAATAATGTGAGTAGCTAAATAAGAATATATGAGTGAGTgttgaaaagagaatgagaaagaaagaaaaccaaaagaagagaatggagggcgagtaagaaagtaagaaagaatgagTGATAATGTGAGTAGCTAAATAAGAATATATGAGTGAGTgttgaaaagagaatgagaaagaaagaaaaccaaaagaagagaatggagggcgAGTAAGAAAGAATGAGTAATAATGTGAGTAGCTAAATAAGAATATGTGAAattgaaaagagaatgagaaagaaagaaaaccaaaagaagagaatggagggcgAGTAAGAAAGAATGAGTAATAATGTGAGTAGCTAAATAAGAATATGTGAAattgaaaagagaatgagaaagaaagaaaaccaaaagtAGAGAATGAAGGGcgagtaagaaagtaagaaagaatgagtgataatgtgagtgagagtgaatatGTCATCTTACCTGGATAGCACCTGGCCCGACCCGCACTCCAGCTGCCCGTGGACTGACAGGTGAAGGTGTAACTGGAGGAGACGCCGTCGAGGTGCCAGAAGAGTTGATGAGATCTGGCACAGGTAAGACTCACCTGGTCATTCTCGTCCCCctgaaacagatagatagatagataggcagacttttaatttttacttttgtgggagcggcgagtagcgggcttttttttttgtattctttgttgcccttgaggcgcgtcctttgatgtaaaaaaaaaaagatagagaaagatatgtaggtaggtatatagatggatagatattgaaaaaaatgaaggaatggaataagaataatgaaacTAGACATTCGTTAAAAATAAATATGCCATCAATATATAATTCAAATACACTAAGAATTATTAAACCcaaaattggaggaaaggaagttagttgaaggaggaaaaatacatatagacagatagataattagatagatagataggtaggaagatatatatagacagacggagagagattattattactattattaattatcattctctctctctctctctctctctctctctctctctctctctctctctctcatccattttctccttccctttccttcctttccctctttatttagCTTAAGAtggccattcccttccttcctttctttctttcttccttttttccttccttcctttctcttttacttttcttttttcctatatctctactttatttctctctccatctctccctccatctatctatctatctccctctcactttctcactctatcccactctcactctctctcaccttcaGGACCAGCATGTCACCTGGCTCCAAATGTGCTCCCTCCGCCAGGTTAATCACTTCACCTGACCTGTTCACCTGGGCCTCCGCTGTAGCCGGCCACACCTGCACGGGGCTCATTAGCGGGTACTCCAGGTAACACTTCGCCCCTAGAAATAGGTaagaaagggggggtgggggggggcgatGAGAGGGGCTTtgattgtgtgtttttttgttttgtttgcattgtgttttttttttttattctgtttatttttttatatgggtCTATTTTGTATtggttttccttatttatttgtctgtttttcattaagatttatcattattactcttttttttcttcttcttcttctttttattattatttttgttgttgttggttgttgttgttgttgttcctgctacttcttccattcctttcccttcccttcccattcctttcccttccttttccattccctttcctttccctttccatcctctttctttccccgtcatccctttcccttccctataccttccttttccattccctctccattccattcctttcccttcccttcccttctctttccatctccttcccttccctttcccatccctttccttcccttccctttcccatccctttccttcccttccctttcccatccctttccttcccttctctttccatccccttcccttccctttcccatccctttccttcccttccctttcccatccctttccttcccttccctttcccatccctttccttcccttccctttcccatccctttcctttccttctctttccatccccttcccttccctttcccatccctttccttcccttcc
The window above is part of the Eriocheir sinensis breed Jianghai 21 chromosome 44, ASM2467909v1, whole genome shotgun sequence genome. Proteins encoded here:
- the LOC126980624 gene encoding uncharacterized protein LOC126980624, giving the protein MIVTCPENTYFFFGLYTDRLPVVTLTCNDGRWGLEEPDPSNVETHRWETRLNGCYERAKCYLEYPLMSPVQVWPATAEAQVNRSGEVINLAEGAHLEPGDMLVLKGDENDQVSLTCARSHQLFWHLDGVSSSYTFTCQSTGSWSAGRARCYPVFCLFSILFALELFSYV